In Cicer arietinum cultivar CDC Frontier isolate Library 1 chromosome 7, Cicar.CDCFrontier_v2.0, whole genome shotgun sequence, a single window of DNA contains:
- the LOC101492175 gene encoding LOW QUALITY PROTEIN: CO(2)-response secreted protease-like (The sequence of the model RefSeq protein was modified relative to this genomic sequence to represent the inferred CDS: inserted 2 bases in 1 codon), protein MEWILQPFHLLFVASLFICSSTENSYQIAKPYVVYMGNSSPNNIGLDDQIPESVHLELLSSIIPSEESERIALIHHYSHAFSGFSAMLTHTEASALSEKDGVVSVFPDPVLQLHTTRSWDFLDSDLGMRPHGILKHQHSSSDIIIGVIDTGIWPESPSFTDEGIGKIPSRWKGVCMEGHDFKKSNCNRKLIGARYYNQKDGKGSPRDFAGHGTHTASTAAGVIVNNASYYGIAKGFARGGSPSARVAAYKACTEKGCFGSTLLKSIDDAIKDGVDIISISIGFGSEIELPLDFLNDPIAIGAFHAEQRGVMVVCSTGNDGPDPYTVVNTAPWIFTVAASNIDRNFQSTVVLGNGKSFKGTGITLSNLTHSKMYPIVFGEEVAAKSETKSNARNCYPGSLDNNKVAGNIVICVNDDQNVSRKMKKLTLQEARAIGMILIEKERIDVPFDAGLFPFTEVGNLEGLQILKYIKSTKKPIATILPTTEVHRYRPAPIVAYFSSRGPSSLTENILKPDIMAPGVSILAAIIPKQESVPIGEKPSLFGIQSGTSMACPHVSAXAFIKSVHGRWTPSMIKSALMTTATTYNNMRKPVTNSSNYFANPHEMGVGEINPLKALNPGLVFETSVEDYIRFLCYYGYSKKNIRSISKTNVTCPTTSQDLIPNINYPSISIGKLKRKQKTKGITRTVTNMGSLNATYVVKVHAPQGLTVKVIPDKLVFSKGIRRRTYKVSFNCKKAHGGYNFGSLTWFDGQHYVHTVFAVQVE, encoded by the exons ATGGAGTGGATTTTGCAACCCTTTCATCTCCTCTTTGTAGCTTCTCTTTTTATTTGTAGTAGTACAGAAAATTCATATCAAATTGCTAAG CCATATGTTGTTTATATGGGAAATTCATCACCAAACAACATTGGTTTAGATGACCAAATACCAGAATCAGTTCACCTAGAATTACTATCATCAATCATTCCAAG TGAAGAAAGTGAGAGGATAGCACTTATCCACCATTATAGTCATGCCTTTAGTGGATTCTCTGCAATGCTTACACACACTGAAGCTTCTGCTTTGTCCG AGAAAGATGGTGTGGTGTCAGTGTTCCCAGATCCAGTTCTTCAATTGCATACAACCAGGTCTTGGGATTTCTTAGATTCAGATTTGGGAATGAGGCCTCATGGCATTCTTAAGCATCAGCACTCATCAAGTGATATCATTATTGGTGTGATAGACACTG GGATATGGCCAGAATCACCAAGTTTCACAGATGAGGGTATAGGGAAGATTCCTTCAAGATGGAAAGGAGTTTGCATGGAGGGTCATGATTTCAAGAAATCTAATTGCAACAG AAAATTGATAGGTGCAAGGTACTACAATCAAAAAGATGGCAAAGGTTCCCCAAGAGATTTTGCTGGACATGGAACTCACACTGCATCAACAGCAGCTGGTGTGATTGTTAACAATGCTAGTTATTATGGTATAGCAAAAGGATTTGCAAGAGGAGGTTCACCATCTGCTAGGGTTGCTGCCTATAAAGCATGCACAGAAAAAGGTTGTTTTGGTAGCACCTTGTTGAAGTCTATTGATGATGCTATCAAAGATGGAGTTGATATAATCTCAATTTCTATTGGATTTGGCTCCGAAATTGAACTGCCTTTAGACTTTTTGAATGATCCTATAGCCATTGGAGCATTTCATGCAGAACAAAGAGGGGTCATGGTTGTTTGTTCAACTGGAAATGATGGTCCTGATCCTTACACAGTTGTGAATACAGCACCATGGATATTTACTGTTGCAGCTTCTAATATTGATAGGAACTTTCAATCAACTGTTGTACTAGGAAATGGGAAAAGTTTCAAA GGCACTGGTATTACACTCTCAAACCTTACTCATTCAAAGATGTATCCTATTGTTTTTGGAGAGGAAGTTGCTGCAAAATCTGAGACAAAATCAAATGCTAG GAACTGTTATCCTGGATCACTAGATAACAACAAAGTTGCAGGCAACATTGTTATTTGTGTCAACGATGATCAAAATGTTTCAAGGAAAATGAAGAAGCTAACCTTACAAGAAGCGAGAGCCATTGGGATGATACTCATTGAAAAGGAACGAATAGATGTTCCCTTTGATGCAGGTCTATTTCCTTTCACAGAAGTTGGCAATCTTGAAGGACTTCAAATCCTTAAGTACATAAAATCTACCAA GAAACCAATTGCAACAATTCTTCCTACAACAGAAGTTCATAGATACAGGCCAGCGCCAATAGTTGCATATTTCTCATCTAGAGGTCCTTCGAGTCTTACAGAAAATATTCTTAAG CCGGATATCATGGCTCCAGGCGTTTCCATTTTGGCTGCCATAATTCCTAAACAAGAAAGTGTTCCAATTGGAGAAAAACCATCCTTATTTGGAATACAATCCGGTACATCTATGGCTTGTCCACATGTGTCAGC AGCATTCATCAAATCAGTACATGGAAGATGGACTCCTTCAATGATCAAATCAGCATTAATGACAACAG CTACAACATACAATAACATGAGGAAGCCTGTGACCAACAGCTCAAACTATTTTGCCAATCCACATGAAATGGGAGTTGGTGAAATTAATCCGCTTAAAGCTCTCAATCCTGGTTTAGTCTTTGAAACAAGTGTGGAAGACTACATTAGATTCCTTTGTTATTATGGCtattcaaagaaaaatataaggTCAATTTCAAAGACAAATGTCACTTGTCCAACGACCTCTCAAGATCTTATACCCAACATCAATTACCCATCAATCTCTATAGGAAAACttaaaaggaaacaaaaaacaaaagggATCACAAGAACAGTTACCAATATGGGATCACTTAATGCTACATATGTTGTAAAGGTGCATGCACCTCAAGGATTGACTGTGAAGGTCATCCCCGACAAACTTGTGTTTTCAAAGGGTATTCGAAGAAGGACCTATAAAGTATCATTCAATTGCAAGAAGGCTCATGGTGGATACAACTTTGGGTCACTAACATGGTTTGATGGTCAACATTATGTTCACACAGTATTTGCAGTTCAAGTTGAATAA